The Vallitalea okinawensis genome contains the following window.
GTCTCTTTTATCTGATTAAAATTAATCTTTCGTTTGATTTCCAGTTTAGCTTTTAGGCAGTCTGTATCATATATTCTTAGTCTTATTTTTTTTCTGTCTTCTTCTCCACGAATTTTACTATAATAATCAATATTATTGAGAGAATCGAAATATAGACTTCTAACCTTGTAACCAAATTCTCCATTGTTAGGATCCTGTATTAATAACTTCTTTAATACATTACTTAAGCTATAATAATCGCTGTCACTGATGACATACTTAAGCTCTTTCCTATTAATAAGCACTCTTTTAATCCCCCTCTATACTTATGGTATCTATTTATATAATAATAATCATCAGCATAACTTTTATAATCGTATTATATCATCAATAAAGTTCAATGTCGAACTGTGTCCACCCCAATTTCAGCATATAAAGTAGAAGTTTAAAAATCCCACTATCATATGACAGTGAGACTCTTTTTAAAGCCCTTTCTTTATTAATTAGTAAGGTAAACTTTTTTACTTTATATTAATTACATATGGTATGATATTGGCACTACTTGACCTTCCTAAATCACCTTTACCCCTATTAGATAGTTAGATTATATAAAAGGTTTCAAAAAAATAAGAATTATTAAGATTATAACACCTTATGCACCCAAAAAAGGACTAAATAACTCCTTAAAGTCATTTAGTCCTTCTACTAATTTATTAAAACAGATCTATCTATAAGTAACTTCTTCAGTATGTCCAAACTGTACCGTATTATCTGTTAAATATACTTTTTCAAGCTCAACTCTTACACCAACAAAATCAGACTGCTCACCTGGTAAATCTTTTAAATATGGAAATTTTTCAATGATATGACCAAATGCTTTTTGGATCTTTTCAGGTGTATCGCCAACATAAGCTTTCCCTGCAGCTTTAATGTATCTCAACTCATTTAGTTCTTCCATGGATGTGCAATCATGATCGATGACAACGTATACGTTATGATTATCCTTAATTTCTTGCACTTTAGCAGTCATCTTATGAGTGATAAAGTATAATACTGATTCATCT
Protein-coding sequences here:
- a CDS encoding pyridoxamine 5'-phosphate oxidase family protein translates to MTNKEKIFEVVKNHNLMNISTVDANGMPKSRGVDYAMGEDESVLYFITHKMTAKVQEIKDNHNVYVVIDHDCTSMEELNELRYIKAAGKAYVGDTPEKIQKAFGHIIEKFPYLKDLPGEQSDFVGVRVELEKVYLTDNTVQFGHTEEVTYR